One genomic window of Salvelinus alpinus chromosome 9, SLU_Salpinus.1, whole genome shotgun sequence includes the following:
- the enc2 gene encoding kelch-like protein 25 isoform X2 codes for MSVSVHENRKSRTSTGSMNISLFHKPSHPDSVLTHLNTLRKQCMFTDVTLWAGERSFPCHRAVLAACSRYFEAMFSGGLRESLDNEVNFRDSVHPEVLELLLDFAYSSRVIINEENAESLLEAGDMLQFHDIRDAAAEFLEKNLHSSNCLGMMLLSDAHQCKRLYELSWRMCLVHFEAVRDTEDFYGLNKDKLLDLILSDELEIEDEQIVFNAVMRWVRYDLDGRRDYLPELLRGIRLALLPSECLIEAVACEELVMSDKRSRQIVEEAMQCKKKILQNDGVVTSPCARPRKAGHTLLILGGQTFMCDKIYQVDHKAKEIIPKSDLPSPRKEFSACAIGCKVYVTGGRGSENGVSKDVWIYDTVHEEWSKGAPMLIARFGHGSAELENCLYVVGGHTAIAGVFPASPSVSLKQVERYDPLTNKWTMMAPLRDGVSNAAVVSAKLKLFVFGGTTIHRDKASKVQCYDPLGNRWAIAAECPQPWRYTAAAVLGSQIFIMGGDTEFTAASAYRFDCETNQWSRVGDMTSKRMSCHAVASGNKLYVVGGYFGTQRCKTLDCYDPTSDSWNSITTVPYSLIPTAFVSTWKHLPA; via the coding sequence ATGTCAGTCAGCGTCCACGAGAACCGAAAGTCCCGGACCAGCACGGGCTCCATGAACATCTCTCTGTTCCATAAGCCCTCGCATCCAGACAGTGTGCTCACCCACCTCAACACCCTCCGAAAGCAATGCATGTTCACTGATGTGACACTGTGGGCGGGGGAACGCTCCTTCCCCTGCCATCGGGCCGTACTGGCTGCATGCAGCCGCTACTTTGAGGCCATGTTCAGCGGAGGCTTGAGGGAGAGCCTGGACAACGAGGTGAACTTCAGAGACAGTGTGCATCCAGAGGTGCTGGAGCTGCTGCTTGACTTTGCCTACTCATCCCGCGTCATCATCAATGAGGAGAACGCAGAGTCGTTACTCGAGGCGGGAGACATGCTGCAGTTCCACGACATCCGAGACGCTGCCGCAGAGTTCCTGGAGAAGAACCTCCACTCGTCCAACTGCCTCGGCATGATGCTGCTGTCCGACGCCCACCAGTGCAAACGGCTATATGAGCTCTCCTGGAGGATGTGCCTGGTGCACTTTGAGGCGGTGCGGGACACGGAGGACTTCTACGGCCTCAACAAGGACAAGCTGCTGGACCTGATCCTCAGTGACGAGCTGGAGATCGAGGATGAGCAGATCGTGTTCAACGCTGTAATGCGCTGGGTGCGATACGACCTGGATGGCCGCAGAGACTACCTCCCTGAGCTGCTGCGGGGcatccgcctggccctgctgcccTCTGAGTGTCTGATCGAGGCGGTGGCCTGCGAGGAGCTGGTGATGTCAGACAAGAGGAGCCGGCAGATTGTGGAGGAGGCCATGCAGTGCAAGAAGAAAATTCTGCAGAACGATGGGGTGGTCACCAGCCCCTGTGCCCGACCCCGCAAGGCAGGCCACACGCTGCTCATCCTGGGAGGACAGACCTTCATGTGTGATAAGATCTACCAGGTGGACCACAAAGCCAAGGAGATCATCCCCAAGTCAGACCTGCCCAGCCCCAGGAAGGAGTTCAGTGCCTGTGCCATCGGCTGTAAGGTCTATGTGACTGGGGGGAGGGGTTCTGAGAACGGGGTGTCTAAGGATGTTTGGATCTATGACACGGTCCACGAGGAGTGGTCTAAAGGAGCACCCATGTTGATAGCACGTTTCGGCCATGGCTCTGCTGAACTGGAGAACTGCCTGTATGTGGTGGGCGGCCACACTGCCATAGCAGGCGtcttccctgcctccccctcagtCTCCCTCAAACAGGTAGAGCGGTATGACCCGCTTACCAACAAATGGACCATGATGGCGCCGCTTAGAGACGGTGTTAGCAATGCAGCCGTGGTCAGCGCCAAGCTGAAGCTGTTTGTCTTTGGTGGCaccaccatccacagagacaaggcCTCCAAGGTGCAGTGCTATGACCCTCTAGGGAACCGTTGGGCCATCGCAGCAGAGTGTCCGCAGCCGTGGAGATACACGGCCGCCGCTGTTCTAGGCAGTCAGATCTTCATCATGGGTGGAGACACTGAGTTCACCGCCGCCTCTGCCTACCGCTTTGACTGTGAGACCAACCAGTGGTCTCGTGTTGGGGACATGACTTCTAAAAGAATGAGCTGCCATGCTGTGGCCTCTGGAAACAAACTGTACGTGGTGGGGGGCTACTTTGGGACGCAGCGCTGCAAGACGCTAGACTGTTATGACCCCACGTCCGATAGCTGGAACAGTATAACCACAGTGCCTTACTCACTAATTCCTACTGCGTTCGTAAGCACCTGGAAACATCTACCAGCATAG
- the enc2 gene encoding kelch-like protein 25 isoform X1, whose translation MQTPPQILTVSACTWVSNFCRLGEIETSDSLGLEISETMSVSVHENRKSRTSTGSMNISLFHKPSHPDSVLTHLNTLRKQCMFTDVTLWAGERSFPCHRAVLAACSRYFEAMFSGGLRESLDNEVNFRDSVHPEVLELLLDFAYSSRVIINEENAESLLEAGDMLQFHDIRDAAAEFLEKNLHSSNCLGMMLLSDAHQCKRLYELSWRMCLVHFEAVRDTEDFYGLNKDKLLDLILSDELEIEDEQIVFNAVMRWVRYDLDGRRDYLPELLRGIRLALLPSECLIEAVACEELVMSDKRSRQIVEEAMQCKKKILQNDGVVTSPCARPRKAGHTLLILGGQTFMCDKIYQVDHKAKEIIPKSDLPSPRKEFSACAIGCKVYVTGGRGSENGVSKDVWIYDTVHEEWSKGAPMLIARFGHGSAELENCLYVVGGHTAIAGVFPASPSVSLKQVERYDPLTNKWTMMAPLRDGVSNAAVVSAKLKLFVFGGTTIHRDKASKVQCYDPLGNRWAIAAECPQPWRYTAAAVLGSQIFIMGGDTEFTAASAYRFDCETNQWSRVGDMTSKRMSCHAVASGNKLYVVGGYFGTQRCKTLDCYDPTSDSWNSITTVPYSLIPTAFVSTWKHLPA comes from the coding sequence TTGGAGAAATTGAGACGAGCGACTCCCTGGGTCTGGAGATCTCTGAAACCATGTCAGTCAGCGTCCACGAGAACCGAAAGTCCCGGACCAGCACGGGCTCCATGAACATCTCTCTGTTCCATAAGCCCTCGCATCCAGACAGTGTGCTCACCCACCTCAACACCCTCCGAAAGCAATGCATGTTCACTGATGTGACACTGTGGGCGGGGGAACGCTCCTTCCCCTGCCATCGGGCCGTACTGGCTGCATGCAGCCGCTACTTTGAGGCCATGTTCAGCGGAGGCTTGAGGGAGAGCCTGGACAACGAGGTGAACTTCAGAGACAGTGTGCATCCAGAGGTGCTGGAGCTGCTGCTTGACTTTGCCTACTCATCCCGCGTCATCATCAATGAGGAGAACGCAGAGTCGTTACTCGAGGCGGGAGACATGCTGCAGTTCCACGACATCCGAGACGCTGCCGCAGAGTTCCTGGAGAAGAACCTCCACTCGTCCAACTGCCTCGGCATGATGCTGCTGTCCGACGCCCACCAGTGCAAACGGCTATATGAGCTCTCCTGGAGGATGTGCCTGGTGCACTTTGAGGCGGTGCGGGACACGGAGGACTTCTACGGCCTCAACAAGGACAAGCTGCTGGACCTGATCCTCAGTGACGAGCTGGAGATCGAGGATGAGCAGATCGTGTTCAACGCTGTAATGCGCTGGGTGCGATACGACCTGGATGGCCGCAGAGACTACCTCCCTGAGCTGCTGCGGGGcatccgcctggccctgctgcccTCTGAGTGTCTGATCGAGGCGGTGGCCTGCGAGGAGCTGGTGATGTCAGACAAGAGGAGCCGGCAGATTGTGGAGGAGGCCATGCAGTGCAAGAAGAAAATTCTGCAGAACGATGGGGTGGTCACCAGCCCCTGTGCCCGACCCCGCAAGGCAGGCCACACGCTGCTCATCCTGGGAGGACAGACCTTCATGTGTGATAAGATCTACCAGGTGGACCACAAAGCCAAGGAGATCATCCCCAAGTCAGACCTGCCCAGCCCCAGGAAGGAGTTCAGTGCCTGTGCCATCGGCTGTAAGGTCTATGTGACTGGGGGGAGGGGTTCTGAGAACGGGGTGTCTAAGGATGTTTGGATCTATGACACGGTCCACGAGGAGTGGTCTAAAGGAGCACCCATGTTGATAGCACGTTTCGGCCATGGCTCTGCTGAACTGGAGAACTGCCTGTATGTGGTGGGCGGCCACACTGCCATAGCAGGCGtcttccctgcctccccctcagtCTCCCTCAAACAGGTAGAGCGGTATGACCCGCTTACCAACAAATGGACCATGATGGCGCCGCTTAGAGACGGTGTTAGCAATGCAGCCGTGGTCAGCGCCAAGCTGAAGCTGTTTGTCTTTGGTGGCaccaccatccacagagacaaggcCTCCAAGGTGCAGTGCTATGACCCTCTAGGGAACCGTTGGGCCATCGCAGCAGAGTGTCCGCAGCCGTGGAGATACACGGCCGCCGCTGTTCTAGGCAGTCAGATCTTCATCATGGGTGGAGACACTGAGTTCACCGCCGCCTCTGCCTACCGCTTTGACTGTGAGACCAACCAGTGGTCTCGTGTTGGGGACATGACTTCTAAAAGAATGAGCTGCCATGCTGTGGCCTCTGGAAACAAACTGTACGTGGTGGGGGGCTACTTTGGGACGCAGCGCTGCAAGACGCTAGACTGTTATGACCCCACGTCCGATAGCTGGAACAGTATAACCACAGTGCCTTACTCACTAATTCCTACTGCGTTCGTAAGCACCTGGAAACATCTACCAGCATAG